In one Trichosurus vulpecula isolate mTriVul1 chromosome 8, mTriVul1.pri, whole genome shotgun sequence genomic region, the following are encoded:
- the VAX1 gene encoding ventral anterior homeobox 1, with product MFGKPDKMDVRCHSDAETNRVSKNGHKEGKESKGGEGNISTSFLKEPPSTFSPSAASEDCNKSKSNSADPDYCRRILVRDAKGSIREIILPKGLDLDRPKRTRTSFTAEQLYRLEMEFQRCQYVVGRERTELARQLNLSETQVKVWFQNRRTKQKKDQGKDSELRSVVSETAATCSVLRLLEQGRLLSPPGLPGLLPPCATGALGSTLRGPSIPALGGSGSSGSGSSSASGPAGGSSPHPPAVSSAAGPASASGLHPAPAAGHSLFSLPVPSLLGSVASRLSSNPLTMAGSLAGNLQELSARYLSSSAFEPYSRTNNKDGAEKKALD from the exons aTGTTTGGGAAACCAGACAAAATGGACGTTAGATGCCACTCGGACGCTGAGACTAACCGGGTCTCGAAGAATGGACataaggaggggaaagagagcaaGGGGGGCGAAGGGAATATCTCCACTTCTTTTCTGAAAGAACCTCCGAGCACTTTCTCCCCGTCTGCCGCCTCGGAAGACTGTAATAAGAGTAAATCTAATTCTGCCGACCCGGACTATTGCAGAAGGATCCTGGTTCGAG ATGCCAAGGGCTCCATCCGAGAGATCATCCTTCCCAAAGGCCTGGACTTGGACCGGCCAAAGCGGACCCGCACATCATTCACGGCTGAACAGCTATATCGGCTAGAGATGGAGTTCCAGCGGTGCCAGTATGTTGTGGGGCGGGAGCGAACCGAGCTGGCCAGGCAGCTCAACCTCTCCGAGACCCAG GTGAAGGTGTGGTTCCAGAACCGGCGCACGAAGCAGAAGAAAGACCAAGGCAAGGACTCGGAGCTGCGCTCCGTGGTATCCGAGACGGCCGCCACTTGCAGCGTGCTGCGGCTCCTAGAGCAAGGCCGCCTGCTCTCCCCGCCGGGCCTGCCGGGCCTCCTGCCCCCTTGCGCCACGGGTGCTCTGGGGTCGACCCTGCGAGGCCCCAGCATTCCGGCCTTGGGCGGCAGCGGCAGCTCGGGCTCCGGCTCCAGCTCGGCCTCCGGCCCGGCGGGCGGCTCCTCTCCGCACCCCCCGGCCGTGAGTAGCGCTGCGGGGCCCGCCTCGGCCTCAGGACTGCATCCCGCCCCGGCCGCTGGCCACAGTCTCTTCAGCCTGCCTGTGCCCTCGCTCCTGGGCTCGGTCGCCAGTCGCCTGTCCTCCAACCCTTTGACAATGGCTGGCTCATTGGCCGGGAATTTACAAGAACTCTCCGCCAGATACCTGAGCTCCTCGGCCTTTGAGCCCTACTCCCGGACCAACAATAAAGACGGGGCGGAGAAAAAAGCACTGGACTGA